The following are encoded in a window of Peromyscus maniculatus bairdii isolate BWxNUB_F1_BW_parent chromosome X, HU_Pman_BW_mat_3.1, whole genome shotgun sequence genomic DNA:
- the Zmym3 gene encoding zinc finger MYM-type protein 3 isoform X2 — protein MDPSDFPSPFDPLTLPEKPLAGDLPVDMEFGEDLLESQTAPTRGWAPPGPSPSSGALDLLDTPSGLEKDPGVVLDGATELLGLGGLLYKAPSPPEVDHGPEGTLAWDSGEQTLEPGPGCQTPEVMPPDPGAGASPPSPEGLLEPLAPDSPIILESPHIEEEEIPPIATRRRGSPRQQEEHTQGQPQSPNAPPSPSVGETLGDGINSSQTKRGVSIPAAHPSLPGDGLTGKESEKPPERKRSERVRRAEPPKPEVVDSTESIPVSDEDSDAMVDDPNDEDFVPFRPRRSPRMSLRSSMAQRAGRSSMGTKMSCAHCRTPLQKGQTAYQRKGLPQLFCSSSCLTTFSKKPLGRKTCTFCKKEIWNTKDSVVVQTGSGGSFHEFCTSVCLSLYEAQQQRPIPQSGDPADATRCSICQKTGEVLHEVSNGSVVHRLCSDSCFSKFRANKGLKTNCCDQCGAYIYARPGSLGPELLFHDGQQKRFCNTACLGAYKKKNTRVYPCVWCKTLCKNFEMLSHVDRNGKTSLFCSLCCTTSYKVKQAGLTGPPRPCSFCRRSLSDPCYYNKVDRTVYQFCSPSCWTKFQRTSPEGGIHLSCHYCHSLFSGKPEVLEWQDQVFQFCCRDCCEDFKRLRGVVSQCEHCRQEKLLHEKLRFSGVEKSFCSEGCVLLYKQDFTKKLGLCCITCTYCSQTCQRGVTEQLDGSTWDFCSEDCKTKYLLWYCKAARCHACKRQGKLLETIHWRGQIRHFCNQQCLLRFYSQQNQPNLDTQSGPESLLNSQSSESKPQTASQTKVENSSTVKTPEENGNLGKIPVKTRPTPIVPTPQSLPPPATPRKNKAAMCKPLMQNRGVSCKVEMKSKGSQTEEWKPQVIVLPIPVPIFVPVPMHLYCQKVPVPFSMPIPVPVPMFLPTTLESTDKIVETIEELKVKIPSNPLEADILAMAEMIAEAEELDKASSDLCDLVSNQSAEGLLEDCDLFGTARDDVLAMAVKMANVLDEPGQDLEADFPKNPLDINPSVDFLFDCGLVGPEDVSTEQDLPRAMRKGQKRLVLSESCSRDSLSSQPSCTALNYSYGVNAWKCWVQSKYANGETSKGDELRFGPKPMRIKEDILACSAAELNYGLAQFVREITRPNGERYEPDSIYYLCLGIQQYLLENNRMVNIFTDLYYLTFVQELNKSLSTWQPTLLPNNTVFSRVEEEHLWECKQLGVYSPFVLLNTLMFFNTKFFGLQTAEEHMQLSFTNVVRQSRKCTTPRGTTKVVSIRYYAPVRQRKGRDTGPGKRKREDETILEQRENRMNPLRCPVKFYEFYLSKCPESLRTRNDVFYLQPERSCIAESPLWYSVIPMDRSMLESMLNRILAVREIYEELGRSGEEDLD, from the exons ATGGACCCCAGTGATTTCCCCAGTCCATTTGACCCATTGACCCTGCCAGAGAAGCCCCTGGCTGGAGACCTTCCCGTAGACATGGAATTTGGAGAGGATCTGCTGGAATCTCAGACTGCTCCAACTCGAGGATGGGCCCCCCCAGGTCCGTCTCCATCCTCTGGAGCCCTGGACCTGCTTGATACCCCTTCTGGCTTGGAAAAAGACCCTGGAGTAGTCCTGGATGGAGCCACTGAGCTACTGGGGCTGGGGGGGCTACTTTATAaagccccctctcccccagagGTGGACCATGGTCCTGAGGGGACCCTTGCATGGGATTCGGGGGAGCAGACCCTAGAGCCTGGACCAGGGTGCCAGACCCCTGAGGTGATGCCACCTGATCCAGGGGCTGGGGCCAGTCCCCCGTCACCTGAAGGGCTACTAGAACCTTTGGCTCCGGATTCTCCAATAATCCTGGAGTCTCCTCATATTGAAGAGGAGGAGATACCCCCCATAGCTACAAGGAGAAGGGGCTCCCCTAGGCAGCAGGAGGAGCACACCCAAGGGCAGCCACAGAGCCCCAATGCACCCCCTAGCCCTTCAGTGGGAGAGACTCTGGGGGATGGAATCAACAGTTCTCAGACCAAACGTGGGGTCTCTATCCCTGCTGCACATCCTTCTTTGCCAG GAGATGGCCTGACTGGAAAGGAGAGTGAGAAGCCGCCTGAGAGG AAGAGAAGCGAGCGCGTTAGAAGGGCGGAACCTCCCAAGCCTGAGGTTGTGGATTCCACTGAGAGCA TTCCAGTGTCAGATGAGGATTCTGATGCCATGGTAGATGACCCCAATGATGAGGACTTTGTGCCATTCCGGCCCCGGCGCTCTCCTCGCATGTCCCTGCGCTCAAGTATGGCACAGAGGGCTGGGCGCTCTTCAATGGGCACCAAGATGTCTTGTGCCCATTGCCGGACACCACTGCAGAAGGGGCAGACGGCCTATCAGCGCAAGGGGCTGCCTCAGCTCTTCTGTTCTTCATCTTGTCTCACTACTTTCTCCAAGAAGCCCTTGGGCAGAAAGACCTGTACCTTCTGCAAGAA GGAGATCTGGAACACCAAGGACTCAGTTGTGGTACAGACTGGTTCAGGAGGCTCCTTCCATGAGTTCtgcacatctgtctgtctctctctgtatgagGCCCAGCAGCAGCGTCCAATCCCCCAGTCTGGGGATCCTGCCGATGCCACTCGCTGCAGCATATGCCAGAAGACTGGAGAG GTCCTACATGAGGTCAGCAACGGCAGCGTGGTACACCGACTCTGCAGTGATTCTTGCTTCTCCAAATTCCGAGCCAACAAGGGACTGAAAACCAACTGTTGTGACCAGTGTGGGGCTTACATCTACGCCAGGCCCGGGAGCCTTGGCCCCGAgctcctcttccatgatggtcAACAAAAGCGGTTTTGCAACACAGCGTGCTTGGGGGCATACAAGAAG AAAAACACACGTGTGTACCCATGTGTCTGGTGCAAGACCCTGTGTAAGAACTTTGAGATGCTATCACATGTGGATCGTAATGGCAAGACCAGCTTGTTCTGTTCCCTGTGCTGTACCACTTCTTACAAAGTGAAGCAGGCAGGGCTCACTG GCCCTCCCCGACCCTGCAGCTTCTGCCGCCGCAGCCTCTCTGACCCTTGTTACTACAACAAAGTTGATCGCACAGTCTACCAGTTCTGCAGCCCCAGCTGCTGGACCAAGTTCCAG cGTACTAGCCCTGAGGGGGGCATTCACCTGAGCTGTCACTACTGCCATAGCCTCTTCAGTGGCAAGCCTGAGGTCTTGGAGTGGCAG GACCAGGTCTTCCAGTTCTGCTGCCGTGATTGCTGCGAGGACTTCAAGAGGCTTCGGGGTGTGGTATCCCAGTGTGAGCACTGCCGGCAGGAGAAACTCCTGCATGAGAAACTCCGGTTCAGTGGGGTGGAGAAAAGCTTCTGCAGCGAAG GCTGTGTGCTGCTGTACAAACAAGATTTCACTAAGAAGCTGGGCTTATGCTGCATCACTTGTACTTACTGCTCCCAAACCTGCCAGCGTGGAGTCACTGAGCAACTGGATGGCAGCACCTGGGACTTTTGCAGTGAGGACTGTAAGACCAAGTACCTGTTATGGTACTGCAAG GCTGCCCGGTGCCATGCCTGTAAGCGCCAGGGGAAGCTGCTGGAAACCATCCACTGGCGTGGGCAAATCCGTCATTTCTGCAACCAACAGTGTCTGCTGCGCTTCTACAGCCAGCAGAACCAACCCAACTTGGATACCCAGAGCGGGCCAGAAAGCCTCCTGAACA GTCAGTCTTCTGAGTCAAAGCCCCAGACAGCCTCTCAAACCAAAGTGGAAAACAGCAGCACAGTGAAGACCCCAGAGGAAAACGGGAATTTGGGCAAG ATCCCTGTGAAGACTCGACCAACTCCAATTGTGCCCACTCCTCAATCCCTACCACCCCCTGCAACACCCCGAAAAAACAAAGCTGCCATGTGTAAGCCACTGATGCAGAACCGGGGAGTCTCCTGCAAGGTGGAAATGAAGTCCAAAGGAAGTCAAACAG AAGAGTGGAAGCCACAGGTGATTGTGCTGCCCATCCCAGTGCCCATATTTGTGCCAGTGCCTATGCATCTATACTGCCAGAAAGTCCCGGTGCCTTTCTCCATGCCTATCCCG GTGCCTGTGCCCATGTTCTTGCCCACTACCTTGGAGAGCACAGACAAGATTGTGGAGACCATTGAGGAGCTGAAGGTGAAGATCCCTTCCAACCCCTTGGAGGCGGACATCCTGGCCATGGCGGAAATGATCGCAGAGGCTGAAGAGTTAGACAAGGCCTCTTCTGATCTGTGTG ATCTTGTGAGCAACCAGAGTGCAGAGGGACTTCTGGAAGACTGTGACCTGTTTGGGACAGCTCGAGATGATGTCCTGGCTATGGCTGTTAAGATGGCTAATGTCTTAGATGAGCCTGGGCAAGACTTGGAGGCAGATTTCCCCAAGA ATCCTCTGGACATTAACCCAAGTGTAGACTTCCTCTTTGATTGTGGCCTTGTGGGGCCTGAGGATGTGTCTACTGAACAGGACCTTCCTCGAGCCATGAGGAAG GGTCAAAAGAGGCTGGTGCTTTCTGAAAGCTGTTCCCGGGACTCTCTGAGCAGCCAGCCTAGTTGTACTGCTCTCAACTATTCATACGGTGTGAACGCTTGGAAGTGCTGGGTACAGTCGAAATATGCCAATGGAGAAACCAGCAAGGGTGATGAGCTACGCTTTGGCC CCAAACCCATGCGTATCAAAGAGGATATTCTCGCCTGTTCAGCTGCTGAGCTCAACTATGGTCTGGCCCAGTTTGTGAGAGAAATTACTCGACCTAATGGTGAACGATATGAACCCGACAGTATCTACTACCTGTGTCTTGGCATCCAGCAG tATTTGCTGGAAAATAACCGAATGGTGAACATTTTCACGGACCTTTACTACTTGACTTTCGTTCAAGAACTCAACAAGTCTCTGAGTACCTGGCAGCCCACACTTCTCCCCAACA ATACTGTATTCTCCCGTGTGGAGGAAGAACACCTCTGGGAGTGCAAGCAGCTGGGGGTCTATTCTCCCTTTGTCCTTCTCAACACCCTCATGTTCTTCAACACTAAGTTTTTTGGACTGCAGACAGCCGAGGAACACATGCAACTCTCTTTCACTAATGTGGTACGGCAGTCTCGCAAGTGTACCACTCCTCGGGGCACCACAAAGGTGGTGAGCATCCGCTACTATGCCCCAGTCCGACAGAGGAAAGGGCGAG ACACAGGTCCTGGGAAACGGAAGAGGGAGGATGAAACTATCTTAGAGCAGCGTGAGAATCGCATGAATCCCCTCCGCTGCCCCGTCAAGTTCTATGAGTTCTATCTCTCTAAATG TCCTGAAAGCCTCAGGACTCGAAATGATGTGTTCTACCTGCAACCTGAGCGCTCCTGCATTGCGGAGTCACCCCTCTGGTATTCTGTGATTCCCATGGACCGAAGCATGTTGGAGAGCATGCTTAATCGCATTCTGGCTGTGCGTGAGATTTATGAGGAACTTGGTCGTTCTGGGGAGGAAGACCTAGACTGA
- the Zmym3 gene encoding zinc finger MYM-type protein 3 isoform X1, which yields MDPSDFPSPFDPLTLPEKPLAGDLPVDMEFGEDLLESQTAPTRGWAPPGPSPSSGALDLLDTPSGLEKDPGVVLDGATELLGLGGLLYKAPSPPEVDHGPEGTLAWDSGEQTLEPGPGCQTPEVMPPDPGAGASPPSPEGLLEPLAPDSPIILESPHIEEEEIPPIATRRRGSPRQQEEHTQGQPQSPNAPPSPSVGETLGDGINSSQTKRGVSIPAAHPSLPGDGLTGKESEKPPERVQKRSERVRRAEPPKPEVVDSTESIPVSDEDSDAMVDDPNDEDFVPFRPRRSPRMSLRSSMAQRAGRSSMGTKMSCAHCRTPLQKGQTAYQRKGLPQLFCSSSCLTTFSKKPLGRKTCTFCKKEIWNTKDSVVVQTGSGGSFHEFCTSVCLSLYEAQQQRPIPQSGDPADATRCSICQKTGEVLHEVSNGSVVHRLCSDSCFSKFRANKGLKTNCCDQCGAYIYARPGSLGPELLFHDGQQKRFCNTACLGAYKKKNTRVYPCVWCKTLCKNFEMLSHVDRNGKTSLFCSLCCTTSYKVKQAGLTGPPRPCSFCRRSLSDPCYYNKVDRTVYQFCSPSCWTKFQRTSPEGGIHLSCHYCHSLFSGKPEVLEWQDQVFQFCCRDCCEDFKRLRGVVSQCEHCRQEKLLHEKLRFSGVEKSFCSEGCVLLYKQDFTKKLGLCCITCTYCSQTCQRGVTEQLDGSTWDFCSEDCKTKYLLWYCKAARCHACKRQGKLLETIHWRGQIRHFCNQQCLLRFYSQQNQPNLDTQSGPESLLNSQSSESKPQTASQTKVENSSTVKTPEENGNLGKIPVKTRPTPIVPTPQSLPPPATPRKNKAAMCKPLMQNRGVSCKVEMKSKGSQTEEWKPQVIVLPIPVPIFVPVPMHLYCQKVPVPFSMPIPVPVPMFLPTTLESTDKIVETIEELKVKIPSNPLEADILAMAEMIAEAEELDKASSDLCDLVSNQSAEGLLEDCDLFGTARDDVLAMAVKMANVLDEPGQDLEADFPKNPLDINPSVDFLFDCGLVGPEDVSTEQDLPRAMRKGQKRLVLSESCSRDSLSSQPSCTALNYSYGVNAWKCWVQSKYANGETSKGDELRFGPKPMRIKEDILACSAAELNYGLAQFVREITRPNGERYEPDSIYYLCLGIQQYLLENNRMVNIFTDLYYLTFVQELNKSLSTWQPTLLPNNTVFSRVEEEHLWECKQLGVYSPFVLLNTLMFFNTKFFGLQTAEEHMQLSFTNVVRQSRKCTTPRGTTKVVSIRYYAPVRQRKGRDTGPGKRKREDETILEQRENRMNPLRCPVKFYEFYLSKCPESLRTRNDVFYLQPERSCIAESPLWYSVIPMDRSMLESMLNRILAVREIYEELGRSGEEDLD from the exons ATGGACCCCAGTGATTTCCCCAGTCCATTTGACCCATTGACCCTGCCAGAGAAGCCCCTGGCTGGAGACCTTCCCGTAGACATGGAATTTGGAGAGGATCTGCTGGAATCTCAGACTGCTCCAACTCGAGGATGGGCCCCCCCAGGTCCGTCTCCATCCTCTGGAGCCCTGGACCTGCTTGATACCCCTTCTGGCTTGGAAAAAGACCCTGGAGTAGTCCTGGATGGAGCCACTGAGCTACTGGGGCTGGGGGGGCTACTTTATAaagccccctctcccccagagGTGGACCATGGTCCTGAGGGGACCCTTGCATGGGATTCGGGGGAGCAGACCCTAGAGCCTGGACCAGGGTGCCAGACCCCTGAGGTGATGCCACCTGATCCAGGGGCTGGGGCCAGTCCCCCGTCACCTGAAGGGCTACTAGAACCTTTGGCTCCGGATTCTCCAATAATCCTGGAGTCTCCTCATATTGAAGAGGAGGAGATACCCCCCATAGCTACAAGGAGAAGGGGCTCCCCTAGGCAGCAGGAGGAGCACACCCAAGGGCAGCCACAGAGCCCCAATGCACCCCCTAGCCCTTCAGTGGGAGAGACTCTGGGGGATGGAATCAACAGTTCTCAGACCAAACGTGGGGTCTCTATCCCTGCTGCACATCCTTCTTTGCCAG GAGATGGCCTGACTGGAAAGGAGAGTGAGAAGCCGCCTGAGAGG GTACAGAAGAGAAGCGAGCGCGTTAGAAGGGCGGAACCTCCCAAGCCTGAGGTTGTGGATTCCACTGAGAGCA TTCCAGTGTCAGATGAGGATTCTGATGCCATGGTAGATGACCCCAATGATGAGGACTTTGTGCCATTCCGGCCCCGGCGCTCTCCTCGCATGTCCCTGCGCTCAAGTATGGCACAGAGGGCTGGGCGCTCTTCAATGGGCACCAAGATGTCTTGTGCCCATTGCCGGACACCACTGCAGAAGGGGCAGACGGCCTATCAGCGCAAGGGGCTGCCTCAGCTCTTCTGTTCTTCATCTTGTCTCACTACTTTCTCCAAGAAGCCCTTGGGCAGAAAGACCTGTACCTTCTGCAAGAA GGAGATCTGGAACACCAAGGACTCAGTTGTGGTACAGACTGGTTCAGGAGGCTCCTTCCATGAGTTCtgcacatctgtctgtctctctctgtatgagGCCCAGCAGCAGCGTCCAATCCCCCAGTCTGGGGATCCTGCCGATGCCACTCGCTGCAGCATATGCCAGAAGACTGGAGAG GTCCTACATGAGGTCAGCAACGGCAGCGTGGTACACCGACTCTGCAGTGATTCTTGCTTCTCCAAATTCCGAGCCAACAAGGGACTGAAAACCAACTGTTGTGACCAGTGTGGGGCTTACATCTACGCCAGGCCCGGGAGCCTTGGCCCCGAgctcctcttccatgatggtcAACAAAAGCGGTTTTGCAACACAGCGTGCTTGGGGGCATACAAGAAG AAAAACACACGTGTGTACCCATGTGTCTGGTGCAAGACCCTGTGTAAGAACTTTGAGATGCTATCACATGTGGATCGTAATGGCAAGACCAGCTTGTTCTGTTCCCTGTGCTGTACCACTTCTTACAAAGTGAAGCAGGCAGGGCTCACTG GCCCTCCCCGACCCTGCAGCTTCTGCCGCCGCAGCCTCTCTGACCCTTGTTACTACAACAAAGTTGATCGCACAGTCTACCAGTTCTGCAGCCCCAGCTGCTGGACCAAGTTCCAG cGTACTAGCCCTGAGGGGGGCATTCACCTGAGCTGTCACTACTGCCATAGCCTCTTCAGTGGCAAGCCTGAGGTCTTGGAGTGGCAG GACCAGGTCTTCCAGTTCTGCTGCCGTGATTGCTGCGAGGACTTCAAGAGGCTTCGGGGTGTGGTATCCCAGTGTGAGCACTGCCGGCAGGAGAAACTCCTGCATGAGAAACTCCGGTTCAGTGGGGTGGAGAAAAGCTTCTGCAGCGAAG GCTGTGTGCTGCTGTACAAACAAGATTTCACTAAGAAGCTGGGCTTATGCTGCATCACTTGTACTTACTGCTCCCAAACCTGCCAGCGTGGAGTCACTGAGCAACTGGATGGCAGCACCTGGGACTTTTGCAGTGAGGACTGTAAGACCAAGTACCTGTTATGGTACTGCAAG GCTGCCCGGTGCCATGCCTGTAAGCGCCAGGGGAAGCTGCTGGAAACCATCCACTGGCGTGGGCAAATCCGTCATTTCTGCAACCAACAGTGTCTGCTGCGCTTCTACAGCCAGCAGAACCAACCCAACTTGGATACCCAGAGCGGGCCAGAAAGCCTCCTGAACA GTCAGTCTTCTGAGTCAAAGCCCCAGACAGCCTCTCAAACCAAAGTGGAAAACAGCAGCACAGTGAAGACCCCAGAGGAAAACGGGAATTTGGGCAAG ATCCCTGTGAAGACTCGACCAACTCCAATTGTGCCCACTCCTCAATCCCTACCACCCCCTGCAACACCCCGAAAAAACAAAGCTGCCATGTGTAAGCCACTGATGCAGAACCGGGGAGTCTCCTGCAAGGTGGAAATGAAGTCCAAAGGAAGTCAAACAG AAGAGTGGAAGCCACAGGTGATTGTGCTGCCCATCCCAGTGCCCATATTTGTGCCAGTGCCTATGCATCTATACTGCCAGAAAGTCCCGGTGCCTTTCTCCATGCCTATCCCG GTGCCTGTGCCCATGTTCTTGCCCACTACCTTGGAGAGCACAGACAAGATTGTGGAGACCATTGAGGAGCTGAAGGTGAAGATCCCTTCCAACCCCTTGGAGGCGGACATCCTGGCCATGGCGGAAATGATCGCAGAGGCTGAAGAGTTAGACAAGGCCTCTTCTGATCTGTGTG ATCTTGTGAGCAACCAGAGTGCAGAGGGACTTCTGGAAGACTGTGACCTGTTTGGGACAGCTCGAGATGATGTCCTGGCTATGGCTGTTAAGATGGCTAATGTCTTAGATGAGCCTGGGCAAGACTTGGAGGCAGATTTCCCCAAGA ATCCTCTGGACATTAACCCAAGTGTAGACTTCCTCTTTGATTGTGGCCTTGTGGGGCCTGAGGATGTGTCTACTGAACAGGACCTTCCTCGAGCCATGAGGAAG GGTCAAAAGAGGCTGGTGCTTTCTGAAAGCTGTTCCCGGGACTCTCTGAGCAGCCAGCCTAGTTGTACTGCTCTCAACTATTCATACGGTGTGAACGCTTGGAAGTGCTGGGTACAGTCGAAATATGCCAATGGAGAAACCAGCAAGGGTGATGAGCTACGCTTTGGCC CCAAACCCATGCGTATCAAAGAGGATATTCTCGCCTGTTCAGCTGCTGAGCTCAACTATGGTCTGGCCCAGTTTGTGAGAGAAATTACTCGACCTAATGGTGAACGATATGAACCCGACAGTATCTACTACCTGTGTCTTGGCATCCAGCAG tATTTGCTGGAAAATAACCGAATGGTGAACATTTTCACGGACCTTTACTACTTGACTTTCGTTCAAGAACTCAACAAGTCTCTGAGTACCTGGCAGCCCACACTTCTCCCCAACA ATACTGTATTCTCCCGTGTGGAGGAAGAACACCTCTGGGAGTGCAAGCAGCTGGGGGTCTATTCTCCCTTTGTCCTTCTCAACACCCTCATGTTCTTCAACACTAAGTTTTTTGGACTGCAGACAGCCGAGGAACACATGCAACTCTCTTTCACTAATGTGGTACGGCAGTCTCGCAAGTGTACCACTCCTCGGGGCACCACAAAGGTGGTGAGCATCCGCTACTATGCCCCAGTCCGACAGAGGAAAGGGCGAG ACACAGGTCCTGGGAAACGGAAGAGGGAGGATGAAACTATCTTAGAGCAGCGTGAGAATCGCATGAATCCCCTCCGCTGCCCCGTCAAGTTCTATGAGTTCTATCTCTCTAAATG TCCTGAAAGCCTCAGGACTCGAAATGATGTGTTCTACCTGCAACCTGAGCGCTCCTGCATTGCGGAGTCACCCCTCTGGTATTCTGTGATTCCCATGGACCGAAGCATGTTGGAGAGCATGCTTAATCGCATTCTGGCTGTGCGTGAGATTTATGAGGAACTTGGTCGTTCTGGGGAGGAAGACCTAGACTGA